CCGCGCCGCAGGAAGGCCAGGCCCAGGACGAGACTCAGGACGCCGTAGAAGCCGATGATGTCCCCGGACATCAGCAGTGTGGCGTGCGCCAGGCCGATGACGATCAGCCAGAGGCTGCGCCGGCGCAGGACCTTCGCCGCGACGCGCCCGTCCGTGCCGGCGGCGGTCTGGCGGAGGTAGAGCTGCATCATGCCGTAGCCGAAGAGGAAGGCGAAGAGCGGGTAGATCCGCAGGTCGAGCACCATGATCATGGTGAACTGCACGGCGTGGTCGAGCCACGAGCCGTCCACGGGCTGCCATCCGGAGGGCCCGCGCCGGGCCGCCCACAGGTGGAAGGCGGTGTTGGACAGCACGATGCCCAGCAGCATGATCCCGCGGGCGAGATCGGGGGCGAGTGCCCGTTCGCCGGGCCGTACGCCCCCACGCCGCAGCGGTGCCTCTTCGGTCGCGATCGTCATGGCTTCACGCTAGGAAGGCGGGGCCCGGCCGGACATCGGCCGGAGGGCGAGCGGGCGCCGACCAAAGGATGACCCCCGTGCCCGCCCGTGCGACCAAAGCCGCACCGCCGCCTCACACCGGCCGGGTCCGGCCCTCCCAGTACGGCTCCCGCAGCCGTCGCTTGTACAGCTTGCCGTTGGGGTCGCGGGGCATCTCGGTGATGAAGTCGACGCTCCTGGGCCGCTTGTAACCGGCGAGCAGGTGCGCGCAGTGGTCGAGGAGGTCGGCCGCGAGGGCGGGCCCGGGCCGGTGTCCGGGGGCCGGTTCGACGACGGCCTTGACCTCCTCGCCCCAGTCGTCGTGCGGGATGCCGAAGACGGCGGCGTCCGCGACGGCGGGGTGGGCGAGCAGGGCCGACTCGATCTCGGCCGGGTAGATGTTGACGCCGCCGGAGATGATCAGGTCGATCTTGCGGTCGCGCAGGAAGAGGTAGCCGTCCTCGTCGAGGTGGCCGAGGTCGCCGACGGTGAAGAAGTCGCCGATGCGGTTCTTGCGGGTCTTGGCCTCGTCCTTGTGGTAGGAGAAGCCGCCGGTGTTCATCTTCATGTAGACGGTGCCGAGTTCGCCGGGTGGCAGCCGGTTGCCGTCGTCGTCGAAGATCGCGAGTTCGCTGATGGGCCATGCCTTGCCGACGGTGCCGGGTTTCTTCAGCCAGTCCTCGGCGGTGGCGAAGGCGCCGCCGCCCTCGCTGGCCGCGTAGTACTCCTCCACACAGGGGCCCCACCAGTCGAGCATGGCCCGTTTCACGTGGTCGGGGCAGGGGGCCGCGCCGTGGATGGCGTGCCGCATGGAAGAGACGTCGTAGCTGTCCTTCACCTCGTCGGGCAGGGCCAGCAGGCGGTGGAACTGGGTGGGGACCATATGGGTGTGGGTGCAGCGGTGGGCGTCGATGAGGCGGAGCATCTCCTCGGGCGTCCACTTGTCCATCAGGACCAGCCGGTGGCCGATGTGCAGGGACGCGCCGGCGAACTGGAGCACGGCCGTGTGGTACAGCGGTGAGCACACCAGGTGCACGTTGTCGTCGAAGGGCCGGATGCCGAAGATGCCGAGGAAGCCGCCGAGGTAGGCCTCCTCCGGCGGTTTGCCGGGCAGCGGGCGCCGGATGCCGCGGGGGCGGCCGGTGGTGCCCGAGGTGTAGTTCATGACCCAGCCGAGCGTGCGGTCGACGGGCGCCGACTCGGGCTGACCGTAGAGGAGTTCGGCGTAGGGGCGGAAGTCCTCGACCGGGCCGACGGCGTACCGGTGGGTGGCCGGGAGGCCGGCCTCGTCGGCGGCGTGCCGTGCCGCGTCGGCGAAGCGCTCGTGGGCGAGGAGGACCTTGGCGCCGGAGTCGGAGACGATCCACGCGATCTCCGGTCCGACCAGGTGGTGGTTGACGGGGACGAGGTAGAACCCGGCCTGGCTGGCGGCCAGGTACGCGGTGAGGAACTCGACGCCGTTGGGCAGGACCACCGCGAAGGTGTCGCCGCGTTCCAGCCCGGCCGCGCGCAGGCCGTGGACGAGCCGGTTGGCGGCGGCGTGCAGGCGGCCGGCGGTCCACTCCTCGCCGTCGGGGGCGACCAGGACCGCGCGGTCGGGGTCGGCGGTGGCCTGGGCCCAGAAGCCCGCGGGAACACTGCTGGTCACTGGCCGCTCCTTCCGGCGATGCGGTTGATGCGGTCCACGGCCTGTTCGAAGCCGCGGGTGAGGTCGTCGAAGACGGCCTGAACGCTGCGTTCGCTGTTCATCCGGCCGACGATCTGCCCGACCGGGGTGCCGAGCAGGGGATCGACCTCGTACTTCTGGATGCGCGAGACGGCCTCGGCGACCAGCAGGCCCTGCAACGGCATGGGCAGCGGGCCGGGCCCGGCCGGGTCGTCCCAGGCGTCGGTCCACTCGGTGCGCAGCTGGCGTGCCGGTTTCCCGGTCAGCGCGCGGGAGCGGACGGTGTCGCCGGAGCCGGCCGCGAGCAGCTTGCGGGTGAGCGCGGGCGAGTGGAGGTCCGCTTCTGTGGTGGTCAGCCATATGGAGCCGAGCCACACACCTTGAGCACCGAGGGTGAGTGCGGCAGCCACCTGCTGTCCGCTGCCGATGCCGCCGGCGGCCAGCACGGGCAGCGGGGCGACGGCGTCGACGACCTCGGGGGTGAGCACCATGGAGGCGATCTCGCCGGTGTGGCCGCCGGCCTCGTAGCCCTGCGCCACGACGATGTCGATCCCGGCGTCCTTGTGCTTGCGGGCGTGCCGGGCGCTGCCCGCGAGGGCGGCGACAAGGACGTCCTGGTCGTGGGCGCGGGCGACGACGTCGGCGGGCGGGGAGCCGAGGGCGTTGGCGAGGAGCCGGATCGGGTACTCGAAGGCAACGTCGAGCTGGGTGCGGGCGACCTGCTCCATCCAGCCGGTGATGCGCCAGCCGGACGCCTCGCCCTCGGCGAGCTCGGGCACGCCGTGTTTGGCGAGGGTGTCCCGGACGAACTGCCGGTGTCCCTCGGGGATCATCGCCTCGACATCTGCTTCCGTGACGCCCTCGACCTTCTTCGCCGGCATCACGACGTCCAGGCCGTACGGCCGGCCGTCCACGTGCGCCTCGATCCAGTCCAGGTCCCGTTTGAGCTCGTCGGGGGCGGTGTAACGGACCGCGCCGAGCACGCCGAAGCCGCCGGCCCGGCTGATGGCCGCGGCGACGGCGGGGAACGGCGTGAAGCCGAAGACGGCGTGCTCGACTCCCAGTGTCTGGCTCAGCTCCGTCTGCATGGGCGCAGGATGCCGGACTCCTCCGGAGGACGGAAGGGGTTTCCTGATACACCGTCAGATTTATGGGCGGTGCCCGGGGACATACTGTCCGGGACGTCCAGGACGGCGGGAGGATGCGCGGTGACCGAAGGCACGGCAGACAGAGCGACGACGAACGGCGGGCTGACACGCAGGGGCGCCCTGGTCCTGGGGGCGCCCTGGCCCTCGCCCCCTTACCCGTCGAGGCCGCCCCGGTCACGGGGCGTTCCACCTTACGGCACGGCTCAGCCGCCCGCGCCGGGCTGCTCCCCTCCCATCTGCGGCAACTCGTCACCGACGCCGAGGCGTTCCTCGGCCCCCCCCCGAGCACCCCTGGTACGCGGGCGCCGTCCTGCTCGCGGGACGGGGCGGCACCGTCGCCCTGCACCGGCCCATCGGCATGGCGGTGCGCTACCGGGCCTACGACGAGAAGACCGACACCGGCGTCGAGTTCCCGGCCGACGAGCAGATCCCCATGGCCGAGGACACCGTTTTCGACCTGGCGTCGGTGTCGAAGCTGTTCACCTCGCTCCTCGCCGTGCAGCAGATGGAGCGGGGCCGGCTGGAGCTGGAGGGGAAGGTCGCCTCGTACCTGCCGGACTTCGGCCGCGCGGGCAAGCAGGACATCACGATCCGTCAGCTCCTCACGCACACCTCGGGCTTCCGCGCCTGGATCCCGCTGTACAGCGCGCCGACGCACGAGGAGAAGCTCCAGCTCATCTGGAACGAGGCGCCGGTCAGCGCGCCGGGCACGGCGTATCTGTACTCGGACCTGAATCTCATCTCGCTCCAGCTCGTACTGGAGCGGATCACGGGCCGCTCCCTGGACGTCCTCCTCCGCGAGGAGATCACCGCGCCGCTCGGCCTGCGCCGCACCCGATACAACCCGCCCGCCTCCTGGCGGCCGAGGATCGCGGCCACGGAGGACGCGCGCCCACCGTGGTCCGGCCTCGACCGGGGCCTGGTCTGGGGCGAGGTGCACGACGAGAACGCCTTCGCCCTCGGCGGTGTCGCGGGCCACGCGGGCGTGTTCTCCGACGCGTGGGACCTCGCGGTCCTCGGCCGTACGCTGCTCAACGGCGGTGTCTACGGGCGCGCGCGGATCCTGACGCCGGAGTCGGTGGAGCTGATGTTCACCGACTTCAACACCGCGTTCCCCGGGGACGAGCACGGCCTCGGCTTCGAGCTCTACCAGCACTGGTACATGGGCGCGATGGCCACACCGCGCAGTGCCGGGCACACCGGCTTCACGGGCACCTCGCTGGTGCTGGACCCGACGACCGACTCGTTCCTCGTCGTCCTGGGCAACTCGGTGCATCCGGTGCGGAGTTGGCGCTCCGGGTCGGCTCCCCGGGTGGCCGCCGCGAACAACCTGGCGCGGGCCGTGCCGGTCCGGCCGGTGCGGGGACGCAAGGCCTGGTTCTCCGGGATGGCGGTCTCCGCCACGGCGACGCTCACCCTCCCCGGGCTCGACACGTCGTCGTCCGGCGGGGCGCGGCTGCGCTGCGCGCTGTGGTGGGACACCGAGCCCGGAGCCGACGTACTGGTCCTGGAGGCGACGGCCGACGGGGGCACGACCTGGCAGCCGGTGCCCTTCACGACGTCCCGCCGGGGGGAAGACCCCGCCGGCATCCGTCGGGCTCGGTCACGGGCTGGTCCGGCCGCGTCTGGCACCGGCTCACCGCCGACCTCCCCGCCGCGCGCCTGCTGGCCCTGCGGTGGCGGTACGCGACGGACCGGCGGTACGTCGGCCGTGGGGCCTATGTGGACGGGTTGCGTGTGGACGCGGCCGACGGCGTCCTCTTCGACGAGGCGCGCCCGGCGGACGCGACGCGCGTCGAAGCGGTGGGGTGGACACCGTCGGGCGACTGAGCGGCTCTGGTCACTGGTTGAAGACGGCCTTCTGCACCTCGTTCGCTCCCTCGAAGCGGTTCTGCTTCAGGCTGTCGAGGCGGCTGACGACCTTGTCGTCGGCGTGGTTGCTGCGGGCACGCTCCACCAGGTGCTTCTTGTCCGTCGGGTAGTCCATGCCCTTCAGGGCCTTCTGCAGATCGGTCGGGCTGAGGTCGGCCATGAGAGCCTCCCGTGGGTGGTGCGACCGTCCGCGCGGTCGGCCGGCTGGTACGGATACCTTCGTGCTGTCGGAGTGCCCCACAGGACGGCAGTGATTCAGTCGTTCCCGGTTTCCAGTACCGCCATGGCCGCGTTGTGCCCGGGCACCCCGCTGACCCCGCCACCGCGCACCGCGCCGGCCCCGCACAGCAGCACGTTCGCGTGCCGGGTCTCCACGCCCCAGCGGCCCGTGCCGTCCTGGGCGTGGGGCCAGCTCAGCTCGCGGTGGAAGATGTTGCCGCCGGGCAGCCCGAGGTCCCCCTCCAGGTCGATCGGGGTCCGGGCCTCGATGCAGGGCCGTCCGTCCGCGTCGGTGGCCAGACAGTCGGCGAGCGGTTCGGCCAGGTGGGCGTCGAGCTGGGCGAGCGTCGACTTCAGCAGCTCTTCGCGTACGGCGTCGTTGTCCCGCTCGAACAGGCGGGCCGGGGTGTGCAGGCCGAAGAGGGTGAGCGTCTGGTAGCCCTGGTCGGCCAGGTCCGGGCCGAGGATGGTCGGGTCGGTGAGCGAGTGGCAGTAGATCTCGGAGGGCGGCGCGGCCGGCAGGTCACCGGCGGCGGCCTGGGCGTGGGCGGTGGCCAGCTGCTCGTAGCCCTCGGCGATGTGGAAGGTGCCGGCGAACGCCTCGCGCGGGTCGACGGCGCCGTCGCGCAGCCGCGGCAGCCGCGTGAGCAGCATGTTCACCTTGAGCTGGGCGCCCTCGGCGGGAGCCGGGGGCCTGTCGCCGGTCAGTTCCGCCAGGGCCTGCGGGGAGGCGTTCACCAGGACGTGCCGGGCGGCGACGGTGCCCTCGCCGTCGGCGGTGCGGTAGGTGACCTCGGCCGTGCCGCCGTCCGTGGCGATGCGCAGCGCCTCGTGGCCGGTGGCGAGGACGGCGCCCGCGGCGCGCGCCGCGTCGGCCAGGGCGTCGGTGAGGGCTCCCATGCCGCCCACCGGCACGTCCCAGTCGCCGGTGCCGCCGCCGATCACGTGGTAGAGGAAGCAGCGGTTCTGTTTCAGCGACGGGTCGTGGGCGTCGGCGAAGGTGCCGATGAGCGCGTCGGTGAGGACCACGCCGCGCACCAGGTCGTCCGCGAAGCGCTCCTCGACGGCGACCCCGATCGGCTCCTCGAACAGCGTCCGCCAGGCCTCCTCGTCGTCGAGGCGGCGGCGCAGTTCCTCACGAGTGGGCAACGGTTCGGTGAGGGTCGGGAAGACCCGCTGGGCGACGCGGCCGGTCATGCCGTAGAACTCCTGCCAGGCCCGGTACTCGCGGTCGGAGCCGGTGAGCCGGGCGAACGCCTCCCTGGTCCGTCGATCGCCGCCGCCGACGAGGAGCCCGGTGGGGCGGCCGTCGCGTTCGGCGGGCGTGTAGGAGGAGATGGTCCGGGTGCGGACCCGGAAGTCCAGGCCGAGGTCCCGCACGATCTTCTTCGGCAGCAGGCTGACCAGGTACGAGTAGCGCGACAGCCGGGCGTCGACCCCGGCGAACGGCCGGGTGGACACCGCCGCGCCGCCGGTGTGGTCCAGCCGCTCCAGCACCAGCACGGAACGGCCGGCCCGGGCCAGGTAGGCGGCGGCGACCAGGCCGTTGTGGCCACCGCCGACGATGACGGCGTCGTACGTCCGGTGTGCGCGGGGTCCCAGGGGTGCGGTCATGGTTCTTCGTAACACGGGGTGATCCAGGTCGGCCAGACGAACGGCGACCGGGCGTCTCGACAGTGCGCTGACGGGCCAGGGCGGCGGTGCCGGTGCCCGGGGACAGCACGACCACCCGCCACCCCAGTCACCCCCCAGCCGAAGCCCGCTGCCCGCGCAGGGCCGCCACTCTGCGGTACAGCGCCACGGCCTCGTCGCTGCGGCCCAACTGCTGGAGACAGTGCGCTTCGTCGTTGCGGCTGGCGAGGGTGTCGGGGTGGTCCGGGCCGAGGACGCGTTCGCGGGTGGCTGCCACCCGGCGGTACTCGGTGAGCGCGTCGGCCCAGCGGCCCAGCCAACCGAGGCCCACGGCGACCTCGCGGCGGCTGACCAGGGTGTCCGGGTGGTCGGGGCCGAGGACCCGCTCGCGGACGGCGCTCACCTCTCGGGACTCGGCGAGGGCCTCCTCCCAGCGGCCGAGCCGGCCGAGGTTGACGCAGCGGCCGTGGCGGGCGCGCAGGGTCTCGGGGTGCGCGGGGCCTTGGACCCGGGTGCGGTCCGAGGCCAGGGCGCTGTAGAGGTCGAGGGCCTCCGCGCTGCGGCCCAGACGGCCCAGGCTGATGCCGACCTCGTGGCGGGCGGCCAGGGTGTCGGGGTGGTCGGGACCGAGGGCCCTGGACCGGGCATCGGCGACCTCGCGGTAGGTCTCCAGGGCTTCTGCCCAGCGGCCCAGCTGGCCGAGCGCGTAGGCGACCTCGTAGCAAGTGACCAGGGTGTCGGGGTGGTCCGGTCCGAGCACCCGGGCGCGGGCGGCGGCCACCTCGCGGGCCATGCGGTAGGAGTCCTCCAGGCGGCCGAGGCGGCTGAGGTTGAAGGCGAGGTTGTGCCGGCAGCGCAGGGTGTCCGGGTGGTCGGGCCCCATCGTGCGCTCCCGGGCGGTGAGTACCGAGGTGTACACCCGGTGGGCGTCGAAGGGACGGCCGAGCTGGCCGAGCACGTAGGCCATCTCCTGGCGGGCCGCGAGCGTGTCGGGGTGGTCGGCGCCGAGCGAGCGGATCCTGGCCTCGGCGACGTGCTTGTACTCGCGCAGGGCGTCCGCGGCGCGGCCGGTGCGGCTGAGGGTGAAGGCGACCTCGTAGCGGCTGGCGAGGGTGTCCGGGTGGTCGGGGCCGAGGAGGTGCTCGCGTTCGGCGGCGACCGCCCGGTGCACCTCCCCCGCCTCCGCCCAGCGGCCGAGCCGGCCGAGGCTGAGACCCGCGTTGTGCCGGCCGGCCAGGGCGGTCAGGGTCTCCGGGGGCGGGCGGGCCGCTGTTCGGGGGCGGGTTCCTCGACGGGGCCGGTGGCGGGCCGCGCGATCCACTCGCCGGACAGTCCGGCGGCCGGGTCCGGCGGTGTGGTGCGCAGGCCGGCGCCTGCCGCCTTGTGGCCGGTGGTCATGCCGTGCGTCCAGGACGGCAGCCGGCCCGCGTGCGCCATCGCGTCGGGCGCGGGCCGGGCCGCCACGACGGTCGGCACGTACGCGGGCGCGGCCCGGTGCGTGCTGATCCGGCGGGCCAGCTCGCGGGCGTCGCCGGGCCGTTCGTCGGGTTCCTTGGCGAGCAGGTCCAGGATGACCCGCTCGAGGTACGTGGGCAGTTCGGGGCGGTGCTCGCGCGGCGGGCGGGGCGGGGTGTCGCGGTGGCCGACGAGGATCGCCCAGGCGTCGTCGAGGTCGAACGGCGGTACGCCGGTGGCGATCTCGTACAGCACGCAGCCGAACGAGTAGAGGTCGCTGCGCTGGTCGACCTCGGTGCCGCCGATCTGCTCCGGGGACATGTAGTGCGGGGTGCCCATGGCGATGCCCGTGCCGGTCAGCCGGGAGGTGAAGCCGATGTCGTGGCCGAGCCGCGCGATGCCGAAGTCGCAGATCTTCACCGTGCCGTCGCCGATCCGCACGATGTTGGCGGGCTTCAGATCGCGGTGCACGATGCCCTGTTCGTGGCAGTAGGCGAGGGCGGCGGCGACCTGCTCGGCGATCTCCACGACGTCCGCGACCGGCAGCGGGTGCTGCTTGTTGTCCTCCAGGAGCTGGCTGAGGTTGCGGCCTTCCAGCAGTTCCATGACGAGGTAGAGGACGCCGTCGGACTCGCCGAAGTCGTGCACGACGGTGATGCCGCGGTGCTGGAGCGCGGCGGCCACCCGGGCCTCGCGGCGGAACCGTTCCCGCAGCACGCGCGTGAACGCGTGGTCGTGGTTCGGGCCCAGCGGTTTGAGGCACTTGACGGCAACGTGCCGGCCCAGGGACTCGTCCCGTGCCCGCCACACCTCCCCCATGCCGCCGCGCCCGATCAGGTCGAGCAGCCGGTACCGGCCATGGATCAGCCTGGTCTCCCCCATCTCGCGCGACGCTCCCCCGGTAGCTGTTCGCCCGCCCCTCCCCTGGTCCACCCAGTATGGCGGGCTATCGTCCGAGTTTGTACGGTGCCGGGCGCGCATCCGGGCCGAGCCTCGCCATGGCGCGCAGGATGTGTTTGGGCGGGAGTTGCCACCGCACACGTGCGGGAACGCGGCGCAGCAGGAGGCCGGTGAGACGCAGTTGCCGGGTGACGGTGGCGGGTGCGGGGGCCGGTCTGCCGTACAGCTCGTGGGCGTACGGAGGCAGGGAGGCGTACGCCAGTTGTGCCACGCGCCGCCACAGCACCTCGCGCAACGGTACGAGAAGGGGATGCGTCGGCGGGCGGAGCAGGAAGTCGTCCACCTCGCGCGCCTCGGGGCCGGCGGCCAGTTCGGGGCGCACCTTCTCGAAGTACGCCGCCAGCTGGGCCCTGTCGGCGGGTACGGACTCGGGGTCGAGACCCACCAGGCGTGCGCTCTCCCGGTGTTCGGCCACGTAGCGGTCGGCCTCGGCGTCGGTGAGCCGGAACCCGGACCTGCGCAGGACGTCCAGATAGGAGTCGATCTCGGCGCAGTGCACCCAGAGAAGCAGACCGGGTTCGTCGACGCCGTAGCGCTCGCCGGTGTCCGGGTCGGTCGCCGTCAGCATGCTGTGGATCTTCCGGACGCGGGCGCCCGCCCGCTCGGCGGCCTCGGTGGTGCCGTACGTCGCCGTGCCGACGAAGTTCGCGGTGCGCATCAGGCGGCCCCAGGCGTCACGGCGGAAGTCGGAGTTCTGCATGACGCCGCGGACCGCGCGGGGGTGCAGGGCCTGGAGGTAGAGCGCCCGGACGCCGGCGATCCACATCATCGGGTCGCCGTGCATCTGCCAGGTCACCGAACCGGGTCCGAACAACCCGGGGTCCGCGCCGGTCATGCGACTCACCTCCGCCCGGCGCCCACGATGACACAGCTCGAACAATCGGTCGATGCCGCCGGGTTCGTCACCTCGCCCCTGCCGTCCGATTGTTGAGGTTTAACCGACCCGGTTCGAGCTTTGGTAAGGCTCTCCTTATATGCTGACGGCGCCGATCAAGCCCCCACCGGGCCGCTGCGGCATGCCCGACCTCCGCACGACAGGACTGACATGCGCACCACCTCCCGCGGTCTCATAGCGGCGCTCACCCTCACCCCTCTGTTGGCCGGCTGCTTCGCGCCGAGCGACAGCGGCGACGGCACGGGGAACGGAACGGGATCGGGCGGTCGGCTGCGGGTCGCGCTGGCCGTGCCGCCGGCGCAGGCGCTGTCCCCGTACAGCAACGACGCCACCGTGCTGAGCAAGCTGTCCGTCGCCGAAGGCCTCACCGCCCTCGACCGGAACGGCACGGCCAAGCCCGCGCTGGCGAAGTCCTGGAAGCAGGACGACGACACCACCTGGACCTTCGAGCTGCGCAAGGCCGAGTTCCAGGACGGCACCGAGTTCACCGCCCAGTCCGTCGTCAACGCGCTCGACCACGCGAGCGCGGCCAAGCCCAAGCCCCGCGTGCTGAGCGACGTGGCCCTCACCGCCAAGGCCGAGGACGCCGACACCGTCACCCTCACCACCAAGTCGCCCGACCCGGTGCTGCCGCTGCGGCTGGCCAGTCCCGCACTGGCGATCCTGTCGGGGAAGGCGTACGGCAAGGACGGCGCCGTCAGCCCGGTCGGCACCGGCACCGGCCCGTTCGAGATCACCCGGCTCAGCGGCAAGACCAAGGCGAAGCTCGACCGCTTCGACGGCTACTGGGGCGGCAAGGCGAAGGCGCCCGGCATCGACGTTAGCTGGATCGCGGACGGCACCGCCCGCGCCAACGCGCTGCGCGGCGGCGAGGCCGACATCGCCGAGTGGATCCCCACCGCCCAGGCGAAGCTGCTCGACAAGGACACCCGGCACGAGGTGCCCTCCGTGCGCACCGACAGCCTGATCCTCAACACCGGCAGCGGCATGTTCACCGACGCCGGTCTGCGCGCGGCCGCCCGGAAGGCCGTCGACGGTTCCACCCTGGTCGACTCCGTCTTCGGCGGGTACGCCGACCCCGCGCAGGGCCTGTTCGGGCCCGCCGTGCCGTGGGCGGCCGACAAGCGGGTGGCCGTGACCGGCCGCGCCCAGGCCGACACCGCCGCCCAGGTGAAGGCCGCGACCAAGGGCAGGACGCTGCGGCTGGCCACCTACACCAACCGGGCCGAGCTTCCCGAGGCCGCGACCGTGCTCCAGCAGCAGCTGGAGAAGGCCGGGTTCACCGTGAAGCAGGACGTGCGCGAGTACACGCAGATGGAGGGCGACCTCCTCGCCGGGAAGTACGACGCCCTCGTCTTCTCCCGGGTGACGCTCCTCGACACCGGTGACGCGGTCGACTACCTCGCCAGCGACTTCACCAGCGAGGGCGTCTACAACATCGCCGGGCTGAAGGACGGCGCGGTGGACAAGGCCATCCGGGCCGCCGCCGCGGAGCGCGACACGGAGCGCCGCCAGCAGAAGATCATGCGGGCGGAGGCGGAGATCCTGCGCACCGACGCCGTCGTTCCGCTGGTCCACGAGCAGGCGGTGCAGGGTATCGCCACCGGTGTGGAGGGCGTGATCCTCGACCCGCGCGAGCGCTCTCTCGTCGACCTCGACACGCACGTCGGGTAACGCA
The genomic region above belongs to Streptomyces coeruleorubidus and contains:
- a CDS encoding acyl-CoA synthetase — protein: MTSSVPAGFWAQATADPDRAVLVAPDGEEWTAGRLHAAANRLVHGLRAAGLERGDTFAVVLPNGVEFLTAYLAASQAGFYLVPVNHHLVGPEIAWIVSDSGAKVLLAHERFADAARHAADEAGLPATHRYAVGPVEDFRPYAELLYGQPESAPVDRTLGWVMNYTSGTTGRPRGIRRPLPGKPPEEAYLGGFLGIFGIRPFDDNVHLVCSPLYHTAVLQFAGASLHIGHRLVLMDKWTPEEMLRLIDAHRCTHTHMVPTQFHRLLALPDEVKDSYDVSSMRHAIHGAAPCPDHVKRAMLDWWGPCVEEYYAASEGGGAFATAEDWLKKPGTVGKAWPISELAIFDDDGNRLPPGELGTVYMKMNTGGFSYHKDEAKTRKNRIGDFFTVGDLGHLDEDGYLFLRDRKIDLIISGGVNIYPAEIESALLAHPAVADAAVFGIPHDDWGEEVKAVVEPAPGHRPGPALAADLLDHCAHLLAGYKRPRSVDFITEMPRDPNGKLYKRRLREPYWEGRTRPV
- a CDS encoding NAD(P)H-dependent flavin oxidoreductase; amino-acid sequence: MQTELSQTLGVEHAVFGFTPFPAVAAAISRAGGFGVLGAVRYTAPDELKRDLDWIEAHVDGRPYGLDVVMPAKKVEGVTEADVEAMIPEGHRQFVRDTLAKHGVPELAEGEASGWRITGWMEQVARTQLDVAFEYPIRLLANALGSPPADVVARAHDQDVLVAALAGSARHARKHKDAGIDIVVAQGYEAGGHTGEIASMVLTPEVVDAVAPLPVLAAGGIGSGQQVAAALTLGAQGVWLGSIWLTTTEADLHSPALTRKLLAAGSGDTVRSRALTGKPARQLRTEWTDAWDDPAGPGPLPMPLQGLLVAEAVSRIQKYEVDPLLGTPVGQIVGRMNSERSVQAVFDDLTRGFEQAVDRINRIAGRSGQ
- a CDS encoding DUF2795 domain-containing protein, yielding MADLSPTDLQKALKGMDYPTDKKHLVERARSNHADDKVVSRLDSLKQNRFEGANEVQKAVFNQ
- a CDS encoding phytoene desaturase family protein; the encoded protein is MTAPLGPRAHRTYDAVIVGGGHNGLVAAAYLARAGRSVLVLERLDHTGGAAVSTRPFAGVDARLSRYSYLVSLLPKKIVRDLGLDFRVRTRTISSYTPAERDGRPTGLLVGGGDRRTREAFARLTGSDREYRAWQEFYGMTGRVAQRVFPTLTEPLPTREELRRRLDDEEAWRTLFEEPIGVAVEERFADDLVRGVVLTDALIGTFADAHDPSLKQNRCFLYHVIGGGTGDWDVPVGGMGALTDALADAARAAGAVLATGHEALRIATDGGTAEVTYRTADGEGTVAARHVLVNASPQALAELTGDRPPAPAEGAQLKVNMLLTRLPRLRDGAVDPREAFAGTFHIAEGYEQLATAHAQAAAGDLPAAPPSEIYCHSLTDPTILGPDLADQGYQTLTLFGLHTPARLFERDNDAVREELLKSTLAQLDAHLAEPLADCLATDADGRPCIEARTPIDLEGDLGLPGGNIFHRELSWPHAQDGTGRWGVETRHANVLLCGAGAVRGGGVSGVPGHNAAMAVLETGND
- a CDS encoding oxygenase MpaB family protein: MTGADPGLFGPGSVTWQMHGDPMMWIAGVRALYLQALHPRAVRGVMQNSDFRRDAWGRLMRTANFVGTATYGTTEAAERAGARVRKIHSMLTATDPDTGERYGVDEPGLLLWVHCAEIDSYLDVLRRSGFRLTDAEADRYVAEHRESARLVGLDPESVPADRAQLAAYFEKVRPELAAGPEAREVDDFLLRPPTHPLLVPLREVLWRRVAQLAYASLPPYAHELYGRPAPAPATVTRQLRLTGLLLRRVPARVRWQLPPKHILRAMARLGPDARPAPYKLGR
- a CDS encoding ABC transporter substrate-binding protein; the protein is MRTTSRGLIAALTLTPLLAGCFAPSDSGDGTGNGTGSGGRLRVALAVPPAQALSPYSNDATVLSKLSVAEGLTALDRNGTAKPALAKSWKQDDDTTWTFELRKAEFQDGTEFTAQSVVNALDHASAAKPKPRVLSDVALTAKAEDADTVTLTTKSPDPVLPLRLASPALAILSGKAYGKDGAVSPVGTGTGPFEITRLSGKTKAKLDRFDGYWGGKAKAPGIDVSWIADGTARANALRGGEADIAEWIPTAQAKLLDKDTRHEVPSVRTDSLILNTGSGMFTDAGLRAAARKAVDGSTLVDSVFGGYADPAQGLFGPAVPWAADKRVAVTGRAQADTAAQVKAATKGRTLRLATYTNRAELPEAATVLQQQLEKAGFTVKQDVREYTQMEGDLLAGKYDALVFSRVTLLDTGDAVDYLASDFTSEGVYNIAGLKDGAVDKAIRAAAAERDTERRQQKIMRAEAEILRTDAVVPLVHEQAVQGIATGVEGVILDPRERSLVDLDTHVG